ACTTCGCCGCCTGTGCGCCGGCGCTTTTCGCTCCAGCGACCGCAGGGCCGGCGATCGGGATCGACGCGATCGCGATGTCAGCGGCGATCGAGCCGACCGTGATCGCCGCACCAGCGGTGGTGATCGAGGTGACGTAGTGACGCTCGAGCATCTGCACGATCTCAGTCGGCGTCGCCGACGGGTTCCGTCGCCGGAGCCACTTCACGTACTGACGGGCGAGCGCGCGTCGGCCGGTGACGGCCTTGGCGATCTCCCGGGTCGCCTCCTCGGCTGGGACCTCTGCTTCGAGGGTCTCGTCAGGGGCGTCGATGTCGGTCATCGCGGGGTCCTTCGTCTTGAGCCGCGCTCGGGTACGCGGTGATGAAGCACATGGTTGCACGAACGAGAGACGTCACGGAGCCAGCCTTGAGTCATACGGCGCCGGCGCCGGCGCCCTCGTCTGCTCGCTCGGGAACCGGCTCCGAGACGTTGAGTCGCTCCCGCTCCTCTCGCAACACCTGCGCGATCAGCTTCGAGTCCGACACGTCCACCGCCTGCGCCGACGCCGAGGCCGTTTCGCTGACCGCCGCGAAGTCCTCGAAGGTCTGCGCCTTGCGAGCCAGCATCCGGACGAGCGCTGCGTCGACGCCGTCCTCGGACAGCAACCGATGGACCTGCACCGACTGCAGCTGCCCCATCCGCCGCGACCGGGCGATTGCCTGCCATTCAGTGGTCGGCTTGAGCTGGGGCTCGCAGATCACGACGACCGATGCGGCCTGGATGTTGAGACCGACGCCGCCAGCCTCGATCTGCGCGACGAGCACCGCTCCTGGTTCGGCGGCGGCGAACTCGTCGACGAGGTCCTGGCGTGCCGCGGCGGGCGTGCTCCCGGTGAGGGGACCGAACACCGCGCCGCCGTCAGCAACGGCCTGGACAGCCGCGGCGAGGACGGAGCGGTAGTACGAGAAGACGAGCACCTTCCGGCCGTTGGCCCGCGCCTCGTCGACGATCTCCACGAGCGACTCGACCTTGCTCGACTGTGTGCCGCCGAGCATCGCGATCTGACGCATCGCGTGGAAGTCGTCTGCGGCAACTGCGTCGGCGTACTGCGCTGCCTCGGTGTCCGTCAGGTCGGTCCACTCTTCGACCTCGACCAGCTCAGGGAGCTCGGTGAGCACGTCCTCCTGACGACGGCGCAGGTACACCGGCGCGATCTGCTTCCGGAACAGCATCGGGCTGTCGTCGGACTGGTCGACCACGAGGTCCGGGCGGATGTGGTCGATCAACACCCGGAACTCGTCGACGCGGTTCTCGAGCGGCGTGCCCGACATCAGGATTGCTCGATCCGCTCGCCGGAGCAGCGCGCGCGTGTTCATCGTGCGCTTCGCCTCGGGGTTCTTGACGTAGTGCGCCTCGTCGACGATCACGGAGGCGAACCGCAGCTCCTCGGGCAAACGGGTGCGGAGCCACTCGAGCGTCTCGTACGTCGTGACGCCGATGCCGCCCTCGTCGGTCCAGAGCCGCAGACCGAGCAGACGAGCCGGACCGTGCAGCCGGAAGGCGCGGACGTCAGTGTGCCGCTCGGCCTCACGGACCCAGTTCGCGACGACGGCCGCCGGGCAGACCACGAGGAAGTGCGGAGTCCGACCGGGGGCCGTGCCGGCGACGTGTGCGATCGTCGCAAGTGCCTCGACGGTCTTGCCGAGGCCCATCTCGTCGCCGATGACGACACGCTGCTGCACGAGCGCGAAGGCCGCAGCGAATCGCTGGTACCCGCGGAGTGACGCGGACAGCCGCGAGGTGTCGAGCGAGAAGCCCTCCACCTGCGCGATCAACTCGTCGCCCAGGTCGCCGCGGGCAGCAGCGCCCGCTGGCTTCGTCAGTCCGGCTTCGTCGAGCAGGGCGAAGAACGCGGCGGGCCGCTGCAGGAAGTCCTGCCACGGGTCGCCCGGTGTCGCCCGAGCACGCTCATCCACCTGCTGCGTACGGTGCCAGGCATCCTCGGCCGCCGCGAGGATCGTCTGACGGACTGCGGTCGGGTCCGCCGCGCGCTGGTCCGGGATGACGAGAGCGATCGATGCGCCGCGCTCGATCATCGTGGCCAGAGGTCGCAGTCCGTCGACGAGGTTCTGTTCGCGCGGGCCGACGACGGCCTTCGCGACCTCCCACTCGAGCAGGGCACGGACGAGCGCGAGCGACTGGTCGTCATGCCGTGCGGGGTCGATGCGGACGACCGCGTCCTCTCTCGCTGCCGCTTCCAGCGCGCGGGCGGCACCGTTGATTCGCGATGCCGTCGCCTCGCCGACCCCGGCGAACTGTCCGGGGAACACCGGGTTCCGCAGCACAGCACCGACGGTGCTCACCCCGGCGTCGCGCAGTGCTCCGAGACGCAGGCGGTCGCCGGTCGCATCGCGGAGCCGATCGATGTCCATGCGGTCGAGCTCGTACCGTGCTGCCGCTTCGCGGTCCGCTCGGCCCGCTTCGACGACGTCGGCGTGGGTGATGCGTTCGCGCGTGATCGCGTCAGCGAGTCGCGTCACGATCGCGGGAAGGTCTCTCATGCCGTCGAGTGCGAGTGGGGCGCCACCGCTCAGGTCGGGTGCGACCGTCGCCAGCGGACCGCGTGGGTCGGTCAGCGCCTCCAGTGGGACGGCCGGCTTGGGGACGTGCCGGTCGTCGACGGACTGGAGGCGCTGTACGGCTTCGGTACGGTCCAACCACTCGAGCGTCTGGTCGAGGAACGCATCGCCCCGAGCGGCCGCTTCGCGGCGCTCACGGCCCGAGAACAGGGCGGTGAAGCCGCTTCCGCGGCGCGCGTCTTCGAGAGCCTGCGGGACGTCATCAGACAGCACACGCACGACCGAGCTCGCCGCGTCGTCGACCCGCGGCAACATCTGCCGGCGAACCAGGTCAGCTGCGAGGTCGGCATCCGACGGAACGAGCGGGACGAGATCGGCTCGAACGTCGTCGACGTGGACGGACGCTCGCCGTTGGCGGAGCGCGACGACGGCAGCATCGGCGGTTGCCTGCACGGCGGTCCGGTGTTCCGTGACGCCGATGGCTGCCTGGCTCAGGGCGTCGATGCGGTTGCGTGCTGCCTTGTCGGCCATGGCGTGCTCCGAGGTGTCGTTGGTGGAACGAGGGGATGCGGCGTGCTCCGACGGTAGCGGGAGCCCGGCCGTCGGTCAGCGGCTCGCGCGGGTCTTCCCGAGCGATCCGACCCACAGCCCGTCACGGGCCCGGGTCATCCCCACGTACAGCTCCCGCCGATCGAGCTCGCGCCGTTCGCGATCTGCGACCGACTCGGTTTCCGGCGCATCCGCGAGGAGCTTCGCCGGGACGTGGGGCAGGAGCACCTGCTTGAACTCGAGGCCCTTCGCGCGCTTGATCGTGCCGACCCGGATCTGCTTCGAGCTCTTGCCGGCGTAGTACTTGAGCGAAACCGAAGGCACACCAGCCGCGTCGAGCACCGCCCGGACCTTGTCGGCCTGCGGGTTCGTCGCCGTCAGGATCCCGACGTCGCCGTGGCCCGTCCCGACGAGCCGGAGGACCTGCTCGACCCGCGCGAGCAACGCTGCGTCGTGCGCGTCACGATCGACGAAGTGGTGGACTCCGGGCTGCTCGCCGGAGCGCGACACCGCAGACACCGCGTCACCGGTCCCGTCGATGCCCTCGATGTCCATGAACTGGTCGTCCGTCACCATCTGCTTCGCGAAGTCGAGGATCTCGGCGGTGTTGCGGTGGTTGACGTCGAGCACGACCCCGCGGCCCGTGAGGCTGATGCCGACCTCGCCGAGGGTGTAGCCGCCGGGGTAGATCGTCTGCTGGCCGTCACCGATCAGGGTCAGGCCGTCGGGGCGGTCGCCGACGAGGGCGTGCAGGAGCGAGACCATCGCGCACGACAGGTCCTGGGCCTCGTCGACGATGACCGCGTCGTAGCGGTCGAGGGGCAGTTCACGGAGCGCATCGCGCGCGAGGAGCACGGTGTCCTCGAAGTCGCAGACGCCCCGACGGCGGAGGTTCGACGAGTACGCCTCGTACAGGTCCCAGACCGCCTGGCGGACCTCGACGGGCAGCGCGTGCTTCCGGCCCACGCGGGCGAGGTCGGCGTACTCGTCGAAGCGCGTCAGACCGCGACCCTTGATGACGTAGGCGACCTCGTCCTCCCAGTAGCGGCGCGTGAAGCGCGCCGCCTTCAGCGGACTGGACGCGCTGATCACGTTCCACGCATCGGAGAACGCGCGCTGTGCCTCCAGGGTGTCGATCGCGAAGGTGACCCCGCGCTCCTTCAGGAGACGGTTGGCGAAGGCGTGGACGTTGACGAAGTCGACGCGGCCGACCATGTCGGGTGCGAGCCGTTCGAGCAGCGACTCGAGGACCGCGGGGAGGGTGCGGATGTACGTGGTGAAGAGGACGCGACCACCGGTGGCGCGCGCGAGGTAGGCGGCGCGGTGCAGGCCGACCACGGTTTTGCCGGTGCCTGCGGCACCGCGGATGCGAGCGGGGCCGTTGAAGTTGCGACGAACGAGTTTGGCCTGAGCGGGGTCGAGGAAGGCCATCCAGTCCTCGATCGGTGCTTCGAGGACGCCGTCGAGGAGGTGGTCGACCGTCTCGTCGTCGAGCGTCGGTGCCGGCTCACGGGGGAGGACCGGGGCGGGGACGACGAGTTGCTGCGGCGCCGCCGGTGCCTCGCCGATGACGGGGAAGTGCTCGAGGAGCGCGGCGAGGACCTCGTCGACGCGCTTCGCGGAGAGCCGTGCGCCGCGCTTCGTGATGTGTCCGATCAGGTCGTGTACGCCGACGATGTCGACGGAGGCGACCCTGGCGTGCGACTTCTTCTGGCCAGCGAGGGCGGCGACCGGGTGGACCTCGCCAGGCGCGAGACCGATGTCCACGAGGGCGGCCTCGGTGCTGTACGCGAGGTCGGCGAGGCGGGCGATGTCGTCGGTGACGTCCTCCTGGCCGCGGGTGATGCGGTCGTTGTGGACGGCGACGTCGCGCCATGCCTTGGTGTCGACGATGAAGACGCCGGAGCGGCCGACGACGACCATGTCGACCTGGGCGGTGCGGCTGCCGGGCCAGCGGCGGTCGGCGAGGAGGTGGTAGCCGATGCCGGCGAGTGGGGCGAGGACGCGGGCGGTCTCGCTCTCGGTGCGTTCGGCGATCTCGAAACGGGCGGCGGTCTGCTCGGCGTCGTCGGCGCGGCGGCGGTGTTCGGCTGCGAGGCCTCGTTGGCGGCGGGCTTCGGTGCCTGCCGATTCTCCGGCGAGGGTCATGGTGGTTCCCACGGGGATCTTGCTCGTGGCACCGGGCGTCTTCCCCTGGGCGCGCGGTGCTGAATCATCCTCGTGGGCTGTGAGCAGGAGCGGCAGTACCCGTTCGGGGCGCAGATGCCGTGAGTACCGAGCACGGTCGGGCCGTTCTCAAACCGGTGCTGCCCCTAGCGCGGCGTGTGGTCAGCGGTGTTCCGCATGAGGTCTGCGGTTTCGTCGGGTTTCGCCAGGGCGTGATGGAGCAGCCGCGACCTCGCCCCTAGGATCGCCCTGACTGAGGGGACACACATGGACGTGCGTGAGATGACGCTGCAGGAACTGCTCGGCGGTCCGAAGCAGTACCTGGTGCCGCTGTACCAGCGGCCCTACGCGTGGGAGGTCCGCCAGCGGAAGCGGCTCTGGAACGACATCGTCGAGCTGGCGGAGACACGTCGCACCAACCCGAGCGCCACCCACTTCATGGGATCGCTCGTACTCTCGACCGGAGCGATCGTTCCGACTGGCATGGAGTTCCTCGTCGTGGACGGCCAGCAACGCCTGACGACGCTGACGATCCTGCTGTGTGCGCTCCGCGACTACCTGCGGGCCCACCAGCCCGATCAGCCGATGCTGGCCGAGAGCCTCCACGAGCAGTACATCGCGGACCGATTCAAGCCGGGCGATGCGCGCCTCAAACTCCTGCCGACGCAGGCGGATCGGAACGCATTCCGCGCGATCGTCGACGGTGCGGTCGGAGCGGACTCCGCTTCCGGGGTCGGACAGGCGTACTCGTTCTTCCGACGCGAGCTCGAGCTCGCCGACGACCCGGACGACGCGCATGACATCGAGCGCATCCGTGAAGCTGTTCTCGGTGGACTGTCCTTCGTCTCGATCACGGCTCGAGACGAGGACAACGTCTACCGGATCTTCGAGTCGCTGAACAACACCGGGCTCCGTCTCACCCAGGGCGACCTCGTCCGGAACTACCTGTTCATGCGGCTCGGGTCTCGGGGCGAGTCGGTGTACTCGTCGTGGTGGCTGCCGATGCAGGAACGCCTGAGCGTCAACGACCTGGAGCTGATCTTCTGGCTCGATGCCGTCGCCGACGAGCCGCTGCTCAAGCAGGGGGACATCTACAGCTACCAGCAGGCGCGCCTCGCCAAGATGGATGACGAGTCCGTCCTGCGTGAGATCGAGCGGTTCAGTCGACTGTCCGAGTACCTCGACCTCGTTCGCGATCCGTCTCGCGAGCCGGACCCGGCCGTCCGTCGCCACCTGCAGCACCTCGCCGAGTGGGGCTCCGCCACCACCGTTCCCCTGACGTTGCGTCTCCTCGCGCGCCGTGCGGCCGGCACCAGCTCCTCGGAGGAGGTGGCCGGCGCGCTCGACGCCATCGAGTCCTACATCGTGCGTCGGACCATCGGCGGGCGTCCGGGACAGGGTCTGAACCGGACGATCCTGCAGGCGTGCGGCGAGCTGGACGACCGTCCGGTCGACCGCGTGCTGCTCGACTACTTCTCGACGGGGCGGAAGTACTTCGCGACCGACGAGCAGGTCCGCGATGCCGTCCGCTCCCAGCCGTTCTACCTCCGCGGGCTCCGCACGCAGCAGAAGCTCATCCTCAAGTGGATCAGCCAGTCCATCAACCCGCGCGAAGAGGTCGACGTCGAACAGTCGACGATCGAGCACATCCTCCCGCAGACGATCACGCCCGAGTGGCGCTCCGAACTCGAGGCAGACCTCGAGGACGGCGAGACGGTCGAGGCGCTCCACGAACAGCTCGTGCACTCCCTGGGCAACCTCACGCTCACCGGGTACAACTCGCAGCTGAGCAACCGACCGTTCCCCGCGAAGCAGACCGACTACCGACGAAGCAGCTTCACCGCCCTCAACGAGCTGGTCCTCGAGGCCGGGCGATGGGGACGACCGGAGATCACTGGCCGCGGTGAGTGGTTCGCAGACCGCATCATCGAACAGTGGGTTGGTCCGAACGAGCACGCACAGCCGGTCGCCACCGGACGCGACTGGTCCCTCGTGCACCAGGCGATCATGGCCATCCCCGCCGGACGGTGGTCCTCCTACGGCGACGTTGCGTCGCTGGTCGGCACACACCCGGTCCCACTCGGTGTCCACCTCGCCAGCACGCCGATCCCGGGAGCGCACCGTGTCCTGCAGGGCGGCGGCACGATCTCGTCGGGCTTCCGCTGGTTTGATCCGGACGACGAGCGCGACCCACGTGTAGTGCTGGAAGAAGAGGGAGTTCATTTCGGGGCGAACGGCGCCGCTGACGAATCTGCTCGGCTCTCGACCGCCGAGCTCGCCGAACGCATCGGCCTTGTCGTGGACGAGGCAACGACCGACCCGGTCGCTGACGGGACGTTCCACGGTCAACTCGCGAGCGCGAACCCGCCCGCCGTCGTGAGCGCTGTCGGCGCGCTCTTCGCCGCGTGGCGCGAGCTCGGCGGCACGATCGACTTCGGCGGGGGTCGAGAGAGCAGCGCCTTCGTGGTCGCTCCCCGACGAACCGTCACCGGACCGTCGCACTGGCCCCTCGCGATCTACCCGATTGCGGGCAGCGTCGAGGTCGTCTTCCAGCATCTCCGGGTGCGCCCGCCGTTCGACGACGTCGCGCTCCGTCACGAGTTCCGGAACCGCTTGAACGCCGTTCCCGGGATCGATCTGCCGGACAACAGGATCGACAAGCGGCCATCCTTCCCGCTCGAGGTGCTGACCGACGAAGCGGCGAGGGACGGAGTCGTCGAAGCGCTGCGCTGGTTCGCTCAGGTGCTCGACCGCTCGACCGACGAGGAGCACGCAGCGTGACCGAGAACAACGAGGAGCTCACGATGTCCGACCAGATCGAGCTCGTCAGCGACGGCGACGGCATCGCTGTGATCGGTGCACCCTCCGCCGTCGAACAGTTCCTGCGCACCGAAGGACTCGGCGACACTGGCTCGCCAGCGGTGTCGGAGCTGCCGCTCACCACACTCGGAAGCCTCGGGCAGATCACCGCTGCCGGGATGGCCAGCTCCGGGAAGTGGGTGCAACTCGCAGACGAGTCCGCTGCCATCGCCCGCAAGTTCGCTCTGGTGAAGAACAGCCAGACGGGCCTGAGCACGGGCATTGCGAAGGCGGCCGACGGCAAATTCGTCGCAAATCTGCAGTTCGCCTCGGTCGGGTCGCTGCTCAACCCCACGACCATCGCCAGCATCGGCACGATGATGAATCAGATGGCACTCCAGAAGTCGATTGACCGGCTCGGCGAGTACCTAGAGGTGATCGACGAAAAAGTCGAGGACGTCCTGCGCAATCAGCAGGACGCAGTCCTCGCCGACATGATCGGCGTCGACTTCGTCATTGAGGACGCCATCACCGGCCGAACCTCCGCCGGCCGCGTGGACGAGGTCACTTGGTCGAAGGTGCAGGGGACCTCCGCGACGCTGGCTCGGACGCAGGCTTATGCCCTCCGGCAGCTCGACGGTTTGGCGCAGAAGCTCGACAAGAA
The sequence above is drawn from the Curtobacterium sp. MR_MD2014 genome and encodes:
- a CDS encoding nuclease-related domain-containing DEAD/DEAH box helicase; the encoded protein is MGTTMTLAGESAGTEARRQRGLAAEHRRRADDAEQTAARFEIAERTESETARVLAPLAGIGYHLLADRRWPGSRTAQVDMVVVGRSGVFIVDTKAWRDVAVHNDRITRGQEDVTDDIARLADLAYSTEAALVDIGLAPGEVHPVAALAGQKKSHARVASVDIVGVHDLIGHITKRGARLSAKRVDEVLAALLEHFPVIGEAPAAPQQLVVPAPVLPREPAPTLDDETVDHLLDGVLEAPIEDWMAFLDPAQAKLVRRNFNGPARIRGAAGTGKTVVGLHRAAYLARATGGRVLFTTYIRTLPAVLESLLERLAPDMVGRVDFVNVHAFANRLLKERGVTFAIDTLEAQRAFSDAWNVISASSPLKAARFTRRYWEDEVAYVIKGRGLTRFDEYADLARVGRKHALPVEVRQAVWDLYEAYSSNLRRRGVCDFEDTVLLARDALRELPLDRYDAVIVDEAQDLSCAMVSLLHALVGDRPDGLTLIGDGQQTIYPGGYTLGEVGISLTGRGVVLDVNHRNTAEILDFAKQMVTDDQFMDIEGIDGTGDAVSAVSRSGEQPGVHHFVDRDAHDAALLARVEQVLRLVGTGHGDVGILTATNPQADKVRAVLDAAGVPSVSLKYYAGKSSKQIRVGTIKRAKGLEFKQVLLPHVPAKLLADAPETESVADRERRELDRRELYVGMTRARDGLWVGSLGKTRASR
- a CDS encoding DEAD/DEAH box helicase codes for the protein MRDLPAIVTRLADAITRERITHADVVEAGRADREAAARYELDRMDIDRLRDATGDRLRLGALRDAGVSTVGAVLRNPVFPGQFAGVGEATASRINGAARALEAAAREDAVVRIDPARHDDQSLALVRALLEWEVAKAVVGPREQNLVDGLRPLATMIERGASIALVIPDQRAADPTAVRQTILAAAEDAWHRTQQVDERARATPGDPWQDFLQRPAAFFALLDEAGLTKPAGAAARGDLGDELIAQVEGFSLDTSRLSASLRGYQRFAAAFALVQQRVVIGDEMGLGKTVEALATIAHVAGTAPGRTPHFLVVCPAAVVANWVREAERHTDVRAFRLHGPARLLGLRLWTDEGGIGVTTYETLEWLRTRLPEELRFASVIVDEAHYVKNPEAKRTMNTRALLRRADRAILMSGTPLENRVDEFRVLIDHIRPDLVVDQSDDSPMLFRKQIAPVYLRRRQEDVLTELPELVEVEEWTDLTDTEAAQYADAVAADDFHAMRQIAMLGGTQSSKVESLVEIVDEARANGRKVLVFSYYRSVLAAAVQAVADGGAVFGPLTGSTPAAARQDLVDEFAAAEPGAVLVAQIEAGGVGLNIQAASVVVICEPQLKPTTEWQAIARSRRMGQLQSVQVHRLLSEDGVDAALVRMLARKAQTFEDFAAVSETASASAQAVDVSDSKLIAQVLREERERLNVSEPVPERADEGAGAGAV
- a CDS encoding GmrSD restriction endonuclease domain-containing protein, which gives rise to MDVREMTLQELLGGPKQYLVPLYQRPYAWEVRQRKRLWNDIVELAETRRTNPSATHFMGSLVLSTGAIVPTGMEFLVVDGQQRLTTLTILLCALRDYLRAHQPDQPMLAESLHEQYIADRFKPGDARLKLLPTQADRNAFRAIVDGAVGADSASGVGQAYSFFRRELELADDPDDAHDIERIREAVLGGLSFVSITARDEDNVYRIFESLNNTGLRLTQGDLVRNYLFMRLGSRGESVYSSWWLPMQERLSVNDLELIFWLDAVADEPLLKQGDIYSYQQARLAKMDDESVLREIERFSRLSEYLDLVRDPSREPDPAVRRHLQHLAEWGSATTVPLTLRLLARRAAGTSSSEEVAGALDAIESYIVRRTIGGRPGQGLNRTILQACGELDDRPVDRVLLDYFSTGRKYFATDEQVRDAVRSQPFYLRGLRTQQKLILKWISQSINPREEVDVEQSTIEHILPQTITPEWRSELEADLEDGETVEALHEQLVHSLGNLTLTGYNSQLSNRPFPAKQTDYRRSSFTALNELVLEAGRWGRPEITGRGEWFADRIIEQWVGPNEHAQPVATGRDWSLVHQAIMAIPAGRWSSYGDVASLVGTHPVPLGVHLASTPIPGAHRVLQGGGTISSGFRWFDPDDERDPRVVLEEEGVHFGANGAADESARLSTAELAERIGLVVDEATTDPVADGTFHGQLASANPPAVVSAVGALFAAWRELGGTIDFGGGRESSAFVVAPRRTVTGPSHWPLAIYPIAGSVEVVFQHLRVRPPFDDVALRHEFRNRLNAVPGIDLPDNRIDKRPSFPLEVLTDEAARDGVVEALRWFAQVLDRSTDEEHAA